In Euphorbia lathyris chromosome 10, ddEupLath1.1, whole genome shotgun sequence, the DNA window ATAACAGCGAGAttactgctgctgctgctgctccAGCAAATCCTGCCGTCTCAGCCTCTTCTGGGCCTAAGAGGGGCCGTGGTAGGCCTCCTAAGCCCAAACCCGATTCTTTTCAATCTGACCTAATTCCTTCTTCTCAGCCCAATCATGTTGTTCCTCCTCTTAATTCTCAGTCTGTTAAGGTTCCAATTGGACTTTCAATTTCTACTCAGCCCAACATTGCTCCTGCTGCTACTCTTTTCAGTGATTCTGTAATCCCTCCGATTCCGACTAATAATCTCCCCAATTCTGGTCCTGATTCTCACTTTCAGATGTTTGCTAAGCGTGGCCCAGGCCGTCCCAAGAAGGCCCCGGGACAGCCTGGTGCGCCGGCTGTTGCGACAACTTCGGGTAAGAGAAGAGGGAGGCCTCCTAAGAGTATGTCAATGGGAGTCAAGAAGAGTCCGGGGAGACCTAGGAAGCCTAAATCTATGGCTGTTAATGGTATTAAGAAAAACCCTAAGCGGTTGCCCAAATCTGTTGTTGTTCCTTATGCAACTGCTGCAGCTGTCCTTAGTTCACCCAGGCCTAGAGGGCGTCCGAAGAAAGACGCTGACTTGACTGCTCCAGCTTCTGGTGCTCCTCTGGCTGTTCCTGCAAAGAGACCAGGACGCCCCGCAAAAGTTGCTGGCCTTGGTCAGCCAAAGGCAAGGCCTGTTGGCCGGCCGAAGAAGGTATATGCTACTGCCTATTATTCTTTACTTTGCTGTTAGATATAGACAGTCCATTGATATGGTTGAAATTTTATTGGAAAGTTAAGTGGGCATGTCTGTTTAGAAGTGTTACGCAATGAAGTGGTAGTTgttgataaataaatattggtGATTGTTCTAAAATGGCCTCTTAAATAGTGTCTAATGTGGGAGAAAAAAGGGGGATGCTTGTGTATTTTATAAGGAAGAATCTAAGTGGATAAATTAGCTTCGATGTGCATTATTTGTcatttattttcagtttattTATGTATGCACTTTTTCTTTTGACGTGATTTATATTCATGTATGTTAGATATGCTGACACtcaaaaaggaaagaaaacattATGCAAAATGGTTACTTTCATAGTTCAAATTAAGGAGAGTCGTCAATCTGTTGAAGATAATATTCTGTATTGATAGTTGAAGTAATGAGACAAATTAAAAGGGTAGACTTTGTACCCAATAACTATGAAATTGGTACCGTAGGCCTTTGGGAAAAATATGAAACTTTTCTGTTTTTGAGCAAGTCTTAGTTCAAGTGAACCACTTCCTGTAATTACGTGCCAACATTGTGTATTAGTGTTTCCAATTTGATTGCATTTCAATGTCATTTTTCAACTGTtgtacttttattttattcagtTGATTTATCTATGTTGAATTAATTCTTTTCCAATGAATTTACTATTTTTGAAACTAGAATGCAAATATGTCGTGGTCTCAGTCTCAGTCGCAAGCTGATGCATATGGCGATCTTAAGAGGAAGTTTGAAATTTTTGTAAGTCTAAAAATTCCACATTTCTTCCCAAAAATTGAACCGTGCTCGTCTTTTTTGCAACAATCTTTTGTTTATGGTGATAATTTGATGGTTGCAGCAATCAAGAGTGAAGCAAGCGGTGAGCTTGTTAAGGCCAACACTAAACAGTGAAACAGCCATCAGTGCAATAGCTGCAATACAAGATTTAGAAGAAATTGCAACGCTGGATCTTAACGCACCGGTGAGAGAGGAAGCTCCGCTATCACAGCTGCCACAGTCACCTGTACAGGCAGCAGTGGGCCAGAATTAGGAGAGAATTGGAAGGGAAAGGGATGAATATTTAATTGCAGTGGTTGTGAGGAtggaggaggaagtgtaagaaGTTTTCTAACCATTTAGAAGAGGGAAAAAACAAGAACCTTGTAAAGTTGAATCAAGGACGACTAATTGTTGTGGATGTGAAGATGAGGATGTAGTTTGATATTTAAACAACAGTGAAGTCCGTGGTGGGATCAccatttgttttgtttttttttgtctgttGTACTAAATTCAATGTTTCAGAACATTTTAGCAACAATTTGAATTTCtcagtttatttatttatgtagtcattaattaatttggtgtagTATGATATGATCTTATGTCTTTTTTGTAGTTGCAGAAAAGCAGGCTGATTATTGAGGCTTGTCTTGAGGTTTTGAGCTTCAAAAAGGATATACGTATCTTGAATTCGTTGGTGGATGTTTCGAATTCAATCCAACAATCTTTTTCACTTGTTCAGGTCATTGGGTTGAATTTTTAGTATTTTCTTAGTATAATAGAagaaattatacatatatattataatttcttttattatattaagcaaatagtttatattattatttaacataaataaatttatGTGAATAgagtattttaattttaataacaggaaaaatatgttacatataatatttatacattattttgtatatattatttataatttacctaatattaaatttataaattattaattaataatggatatagttaatttttttggtattctaattattaaaatcaaaattgatGAAACATCTACAATTAATACTATACTaagtattttttaatatattaatttattgtcTTCTTGGGATCTTCTTCGACAGCTTCATTCGTTCTCTCATCTTCATTGGTGTTGTGTTGATGACTTCAACGACATGTTACCTTATGTTGACAAAAAAGGCAGAATTAATCATCCGTAGTGGTTGTTTAAAGGGTTTCGTGAAGCTTTGCTTGACTGTAATCTCACTGATGTTCCTTTTGTTGGCTATTCATTTACTTGGTCTCGAGGTATCCGATCACTCGTCTATTCTCCTCAACACCTCCCTTTCTTAGCTTAGGAGGAGACAACgaaagtttttgtttgaaaattCGTGGTTAAGCGAAGGTCTAAAAGACTTCATTCTTCATTCTTCATCATTGGTACATTTCACTGGGTAAAATGTTTTTTAACTGGCTTAGCGACATGACTGGGCATCTTTATAAATGGGGTCGTGTTAGAGCTCCACGTTTTAAAGCGGAGATTGAATTTCTTAAGTTAGAACTGAGGACTCTTCAAATCAATCTTTTAAGTTAGAATTGATGGTTCTTTGAATCCTTGATGATGTTGTATTGTTGAGGGTCTACTATCTTCTCTTCTTGAAAAGGAAGAGGCATTCTTGAGGCCGAAGGTAAAA includes these proteins:
- the LOC136208751 gene encoding histone H1-like, which encodes MDPPLHLQPSFLSFPTTTINAASVQNAAPATTTAQIVPEVPHNHVANASPTATQTFNHPSYTDMIYAAITSLRERDGSSKRAIAKYIERAFTGLPPTHPMLLTHHLKRLKNTGHVVMVKKSYMLPRSITSTNDNSEITAAAAAPANPAVSASSGPKRGRGRPPKPKPDSFQSDLIPSSQPNHVVPPLNSQSVKVPIGLSISTQPNIAPAATLFSDSVIPPIPTNNLPNSGPDSHFQMFAKRGPGRPKKAPGQPGAPAVATTSGKRRGRPPKSMSMGVKKSPGRPRKPKSMAVNGIKKNPKRLPKSVVVPYATAAAVLSSPRPRGRPKKDADLTAPASGAPLAVPAKRPGRPAKVAGLGQPKARPVGRPKKNANMSWSQSQSQADAYGDLKRKFEIFQSRVKQAVSLLRPTLNSETAISAIAAIQDLEEIATLDLNAPVREEAPLSQLPQSPVQAAVGQN